A stretch of DNA from Candidatus Auribacterota bacterium:
TTCCCTGGCGGCTTTCATGCCCGGCCGAAAGTCGTTCGTGTCATCGCGGTTTGAACCATCCAGAATATGATTTAGGTTGCATTTTTTGGCTACTACAGCTAACTCCGAAAACAATTCCTTTTTGCACCAATAGCATCGCTCAGGAGGATTGCTCGCAAATATAGGATTGGATAGTTCATCGGTTATAATAGTCACGTGACGCACGCCCAGAACATCAGCCATCTCCTTCGCCTTTTCCATTTCTGTGGACGGATAGGTTGGGGATAGCGCGATAGCCGCTACTGCCTTATCCCCCAGGACATCATGCGCAACCTTGAGAAGAAAAGTGCTGTCCACCCCGCCGGAATAGGCAATCAAGGCGCTTTGTATTTCAGCTAAAATCTCCTTCAGGTAATTCAGTTTCCTGTCCATAATAATTCACAACCATGCTTTAGTAATAATCTCCGGCGCCATAATTTGAAGGCAAGGCCGTAATGGTTTCTATTATTCCGCGATAATGGATTTTTATTATAAAGGTATCTTTTAATCTGATTGTTTCAGATATGCCATCTAACCATTTGTCAGTTTCCGACTTTAACATATCACCGTGGAGTTTGATGTTAGAACCCTGCTTGAGACATTTTTGTTCGAGCGATTCGTGTGTGAGCCCCAGACGCATAAGTTCATTCAAAGCATCTTCTTTGGTTTGAATGTCATATACAGGCAAATGGAGACGAATCCCAAAACTCTCTAGAAGCCTTTTTAGCCCTTTCGTTGCGTAAGGGGTCTGTTCCGGCCATGAGCTCTGATAACCGGAATACCCCATAGCCAGATCCGATATCTTGTATCTTTGAGCGATAATAGCCCCGACACTAACGTAGGCCTGCTGGCAGGGAAGACAGGTCGCGTCATTAAGGGATTTGCGAATAGGAAGCTCCGGCTGAACAACCTGTAACCATTCTGATCCTTCCGGCAAAAGTTTTTTTAGTTGAGCAATTCTCGAATACACCTTTTCAATGCCGATCAAATGTTTAAACAGCACTGTGATCAAAGTCAAATGATGAAAGGACTTTGAAAGTCTGGCGGCAGCTATTGTAGAATCCCGGCCTCCAGAGAACATGAGGACGCATTTGTCGTTTGGATTTGATTTCATGAGGCATACCACAACCTTAAGGCTCCCCAATTTATCTCTTCAGCCTTGCCCGCGGATTTTTTAGCGCTTCGCGAGAGGCGTGCACGGCTGATCAATCTGTTAAATGCGTGCAGGGGTAGGTATGTCAGTAGAAAAGACTCCCTTTTCTATAATCATGCGATATGCGCCTTCAACGGGAATGACCTCAATGACCTTGTGGCCATCCTCACGCGCGCTCTTCGGAATAGTGGAGAGCGCAACTTTGTCGTCAACGGTCACCTCCAATCGCTCCCCCGGTTGCATATCCTCGAGCGCCATGAGAACCTTCACGTAGTTCATGGGACAGCCCACCCCGCGTATATCTATGGATTTATGTAGCCGCTCCTCAGCCATTGAGCTCCTCCGTTAAATCCCTCCGCCATCCGTGAATAATGAAGACAGTTCCTGAATTGCGATATCTTCATCCTGGCCTGCGGCCTCGATGCGCAATTCGGAACCGTTCGTCGCTCCGAGAAGCAAGAGCTGAAGGATCGAACATCCGTCGGCCCGCGTGCAGTCTTTGCAGAGCATGATCTTCGACTTGAATTTCTTGCTCTTTTCCACGATCTGGGCGGCCACCCGCATATGGAGACCCTGGGGGCATATTATTCTCACGGTGGCATCCTTCATGGGCTTCCCTATCTGCTCTCAGCATGACGTAGCGGTCATGCCGGTCTCTTGCAACCATTTCCCCCTACGCTTGCTGGAAGAGCCATGTAGAGAGGTACCGCTCCCCCGTGTCCGGGAGCACCACCACAATGACTTTCCCCCTGTGTTCCTCCCTCTTTGCGACCTCGATCGCGGCCCAAGTCGCCGCCCCGCTGGAAATTCCCGCGAGAATCCCCTCAAGCTTTGCGAGCCGCCGCGCGACAATCCCCGCATCCTCATTCGTCACGCGGATCACCTCATCAATGATATCGCGGTTCAGGACTTGCGGCACAAATCCGGCACCGATCCCCTGAATCTTATGCGGCCCGGGGCTTCCCCCCGATAAGACGGGTGAAGCATCAGGCTCTACGGCGATAGCCAGGAACTTTCTCTTCCTTTTCTTTATCACTTCAGACACCCCGGTGATCGTCCCCCCCG
This window harbors:
- a CDS encoding sulfurtransferase TusA family protein; this translates as MAEERLHKSIDIRGVGCPMNYVKVLMALEDMQPGERLEVTVDDKVALSTIPKSAREDGHKVIEVIPVEGAYRMIIEKGVFSTDIPTPARI
- a CDS encoding HPr family phosphocarrier protein, with the protein product MKDATVRIICPQGLHMRVAAQIVEKSKKFKSKIMLCKDCTRADGCSILQLLLLGATNGSELRIEAAGQDEDIAIQELSSLFTDGGGI